One segment of Drosophila ananassae strain 14024-0371.13 chromosome 3R, ASM1763931v2, whole genome shotgun sequence DNA contains the following:
- the LOC123257362 gene encoding uncharacterized protein LOC123257362 — protein MHRVAEILETTPVEQWRWVPSKLNVADGATKITDQTQQKTWITGPGFLKAESSHWPLPTKQESIIDTSEIRKHVMTTRSRSAVTFNAHCFSNWRRLYRAVALILLFVDRLRAKLAEQDMPAATMMAHVSKAKMLLYKQSQAIAFAEELKALSVGAALHRGNRLVGLNSYLDNDGVLRTRSRLNSIDIAEDVIILAPGCRITNLIVRSFHEKYHHLAHETAINDIKASFYISRLRVLYKSVHSTCYDTRATEKAVREQLKNIEHDKITIKFDGIKWRFNPPGAPHMGGAWERIVRTTKGILKNICPNYSFNDEGLRIALIEAQFIINSRPLTFVSLDTEDDAALTPNHPLLGSANGYKPLPKEGMYLQRRWIETQRFWDRFWQRWMKEYATVLTRRTKWFEKVPPITIGSIVVIVDELLPRNLWLKGRVIETMMAKDGQVRRVTIKTQHGVLERPATNIAVSDVGLEDGN, from the exons ATGCACAGAGTCGCTGAAATCCTGGAAACAACGCCAGTCGAGCAATGGCGGTGGGTCCCCTCGAAGCTGAACGTAGCAGACGGAGCTACAAAGATCACCGACCAAACCCAGCAGAAGACGTGGATAACGGGCCCTGGGTTCCTAAAAGCTGAATCCAGCCATTGGCCACTACCGACAAAGCAGGAGAGCATCATCGATACTTCAGAAATACGGAAGCATGTGATGACAACGCGTTCGAGATCAGCGGTTACGTTCAATGCGCACTGTTTCTCGAACTGGCGGCGGTTGTATAGAGCAGTGGCGCTAATACTCCTGTTCGTCGATCGGTTACGAGCGAAATTGGCCGAGCAAGACATGCCAGCAGCCACGATGATGGCCCATGTGAGCAAGGCGAAGATGTTACTTTATAAGCAATCTCAAGCCATCGCCTTCGCCGAAGAGTTGAAAGCCCTATCCGTGGGAGCGGCGCTGCACAGAGGAAACAGATTGGTCGGATTGAACTCATATCTAGACAACGATGGAGTACTGCGGACTAGAAGCAGACTGAACTCAATTGACATAGCTGAAGACGTAATTATACTAGCTCCAGGATGCCGGATAACTAACCTAATAGTGAGAAGCTTTCACGAGAAGTACCATCATCTCGCTCACGAGACGGCAATAAACGACATTAAGGCTTCGTTTTACATCAGCCGCCTCCGAGTGTTGTACAAATCCGTGCATAGTACATGCTATGATACAAG agccacggAAAAAGCCGTGCGAGAGCAGCTGAAAAATATCGAGCACGATAAGATCACCATTAAGTTTGATGGCATAAAGTGGCGATTCAACCCACCAGGAGCACCACACATGGGTGGAGCATGGGAAAGAATCGTCCGGACAACAAAAGGAATTTTGAAGAACATTTGCCCAAACTACTCCTTCAATGACGAGGGCCTGAGAATCGCATTAATTGAGGCACAATTTATCATCAACTCGCGACCGCTAACGTTCGTAAGTCTGGACACTGAGGATGACGCCGCTCTGACTCCGAACCACCCACTGTTGGGGTCAGCGAATGGATACAAGCCACTGCCAAAAGAAGGGATGTATCTGCAGCGTAGATGGATTGAGACTCAGCGCTTCTGGGACcgtttttggcagcgatggatGAAAGAGTATGCGACCGTATTAACCCGGCGTACCAAATGGTTTGAAAAGGTACCTCCAATAACCATTGGGAGCATCGTAGTCATCGTAGATGAGCTTCTACCCAGGAACTTGTGGTTAAAAGGACGAGTGATTGAGACAATGATGGCCAAGGATGGGCAAGTTCGACGAGTGACTATAAAGACCCAGCACGGCGTTTTGGAACGACCAGCAACGAATATAGCTGTTTCGGACGTCGGCTTGGAGGATGGTAACTGA
- the LOC123257361 gene encoding uncharacterized protein LOC123257361, producing the protein MMAKDGQVRRVTIKTQHGVLERPATNIAVLDVGLEDGFLSCQTIGLKILLQHIWRLNIDWDQELPEKILEDWRLWKTLLEQIRIFEVPRCFSPDTSDPRQTELHTFVDASEYAYSDVFYLRVAMDDKFDVSLVIAKSKVAPLKQLSIPRMELQAAVMGARLAHKVMSTRNLRIDNATYWSDSKTVLQWLTMDPLTFISS; encoded by the exons ATGATGGCCAAGGATGGGCAAGTTCGTCGAGTGACTATAAAGACCCAGCACGGCGTTTTGGAACGACCAGCAACGAATATAGCTGTTTTGGACGTCGGCTTGGAGGATG GATTCTTGTCGTGCCAGACGATTGGGCTGAAAATACTTCTCCAGCATATATGGCGGCTAAATATTGACTGGGATCAAGAGCTGCCCGAGAAGATTCTGGAAGACTGGCGCCTTTGGAAAACTCTTTTAGAGCAGATCAGGATTTTCGAGGTGCCTAGATGCTTTTCCCCAGACACATCAGATCCACGTCAAACGGAGCTCCACACATTCGTCGACGCCAGCGAGTATGCGTATTCTGATGTTTTCTACTTGCGTGTAGCAATGGATGACAAGTTCGACGTCTCTTTGGTGATAGCGAAGTCGAAGGTGGCACCTTTAAAACAACTTTCGATTCCTCGTatggagctgcaggcagcAGTTATGGGAGCACGCTTAGCCCACAAGGTGATGAGCACGCGCAACCTGCGAATCGACAACGCCACATACTGGTCGGATTCAAAGACAGTACTGCAGTGGCTAACTATGGACCCCCTAACTTTCATCAGTTCGTGA